The following coding sequences are from one Leishmania braziliensis MHOM/BR/75/M2904 complete genome, chromosome 36 window:
- a CDS encoding putative endochitinase gives MVLFLRLRLGVVHALLIVAVVCSLHAASIVAGESPLSSSIVCTCRCCYQGGCSALTNVSWVISSCNECTTKMCNDYISRQHVREETARLFEGIQGKRPFNGTVVVQECKVIAVLEASTCTEKSCKRTSTIKAECYDRNAPLIKYSIISFVLITIFAVIFGIIKNHIPALQSLNEKYFNY, from the coding sequence ATGGTTCTCTTTCTCAGATTGCGACTTGGTGTCGTGCATGCGCTGTTGATTGTGGCGGTTGTGTGTAGCCTACATGCCGCTTCCATCGTGGCTGGAGAGTCACCGTTGTCGAGCTCCATTGTGTGCACatgtcgctgctgctaccaGGGTGGGTGCAGCGCGCTCACGAACGTATCGTGGGTCATAAGCTCCTGCAATGAGTGCACCACTAAGATGTGCAATGACTACATTTCTCGCCAGCATGTGCGCGAAGAGACAGCGCGCCTCTTCGAGGGGATTCAAGGTAAGCGTCCCTTTAACGGCACCGTGGTGGTACAGGAGTGCAAAGTTATTGCTGTGCTGGAGGCGTCCACGTGCACGGAGAAGAGTTGCAAGCGAACGTCAACCATCAAGGCGGAGTGCTACGATCGCAATGCACCTCTCATCAAGTACTCCATCATTTCGTTTGTACTTATCACGATCTTCGCTGTCATCTTCGGTATTATCAAGAACCACATCCCAGCTCTCCAGTCCTTGAACGAAAAGTACTTCAACTACTGA